One genomic segment of Catalinimonas alkaloidigena includes these proteins:
- a CDS encoding glycoside hydrolase family 88/105 protein, translating to MLTGCSDEKIEKSTKLQEVADIMKKVSDWQLNNPVERINDVSEMWERSVFYIGLMATYRTTKDERYKNIVLDWCISNEYKLGPRRTHGDDHVIGQIYLELYEEYQDPAMIEDIVSVFDDMMMYNWSGRQVWNWCDGLFMAPPVLSHLAKLTQQHQYITYMDSLWWDTYEALFDTDDQLFYRDNRYIDTLDVNGKKIFWSRGNGWVIAGIVRLLNHLPKTHPTYERYLDVYLKMANSIALRQGIDGLWKTNLLDPNRYPISETSGTAFFTYAFAWGVNQGYLHKNIYLPLIDKAWVGMLALINEEGRLGYVQQPWHEPGPVYVEGHQEYGTGAFLLAASEYYNLLAN from the coding sequence AGTGACTGGCAGCTTAATAATCCTGTTGAGAGAATTAACGATGTTTCTGAAATGTGGGAAAGATCCGTATTTTACATCGGGCTTATGGCGACTTATCGTACTACGAAAGATGAAAGGTATAAAAATATTGTTCTGGACTGGTGTATCTCCAATGAATATAAACTTGGCCCTCGCAGAACTCACGGAGATGACCATGTAATAGGACAAATATATCTGGAGTTGTACGAAGAATATCAAGACCCTGCCATGATTGAAGATATTGTCTCTGTATTTGACGATATGATGATGTATAATTGGAGTGGCCGCCAGGTTTGGAATTGGTGCGATGGCTTATTTATGGCTCCTCCTGTGCTTTCTCACCTTGCCAAACTTACTCAGCAGCACCAATACATTACGTATATGGATTCTCTCTGGTGGGATACCTATGAGGCATTATTTGATACGGACGATCAGTTGTTTTATCGAGACAACAGATACATAGATACTCTTGATGTCAACGGAAAGAAAATTTTTTGGTCCCGAGGTAATGGATGGGTCATAGCGGGTATTGTGCGTTTGCTTAACCATCTACCTAAAACACATCCAACGTATGAGAGATACCTTGATGTATATTTAAAAATGGCCAATTCTATTGCTCTTCGTCAAGGGATAGACGGGCTTTGGAAAACAAACCTATTGGACCCAAATAGATATCCAATCTCTGAAACTAGCGGAACTGCTTTTTTTACTTATGCGTTTGCATGGGGAGTCAACCAAGGCTATCTGCATAAAAATATTTATTTACCTTTAATTGATAAAGCTTGGGTAGGAATGTTAGCTTTAATCAATGAGGAAGGACGTTTAGGCTATGTACAACAACCTTGGCATGAGCCTGGCCCAGTTTATGTAGAGGGTCATCAGGAATATGGCACAGGAGCATTCCTCCTGGCAGCAAGTGAATACTATAATTTATTAGCTAACTAG